One Antiquaquibacter oligotrophicus genomic region harbors:
- a CDS encoding cytochrome c oxidase assembly protein — protein MPRTVKIAAPAILVLAALGTLLAGLAYGGGADAPLLLDPGAVTRYGLPISKLLVNLAAAGTVGALVLACFALNSAKPEYDRALDVAAASAAVWTVASGATGLYTFLSVFSLPFRFDSEFGEQLANFLTATELGQAWLTSTLVAAAVTALAFAVRNQTVLAFVAALALYGLLPPTLQGHRGGTADHDAASTSLYLHVVFAAVWLGGLLTLVIIRSTLDRGRLVTVLLRYSSLALLAFIVVAVSGYVSALIRVQTIDNLWTPYGVLVIAKVVALVALGLFGAMQRRWMIGRLQRTPGSDKPWFTALVLAELAFMGIASGVAAALARTATPVAEVTAEDLADPTPAEILTGRELPPPPDFVNYFTLFNVDLLWLLAAAFGIIFYVWGVLRLRARGDKWPIYRTVLWVVGMLVLFWATNGGVNLYSKFLFSSHMISHMTIGMIVPVFLVAGAPITLALRAIHKRDDGSRGIREWLMLLVHSRFFAVLANPIVAAALFTFSLWIFYYTPLFSFATTNHVGHELMVVHFLLVGYLFVSSLIGIDPAPSRLPYPIRLVVLLATMALHAFFGLAIMSGTGLLLANWYGAMGWDTGVSAIADQQAGGGIAWSVGEIPNLIIALVIVYQWSRSDKRETKRRDRQADRDGDAELKAYNEMLAERAKRG, from the coding sequence GTGCCCAGAACCGTGAAGATCGCAGCGCCCGCGATCCTCGTACTCGCAGCCCTCGGCACACTCCTCGCAGGTCTCGCCTACGGGGGCGGAGCGGATGCCCCCCTCCTCCTAGACCCGGGAGCCGTCACCCGCTACGGCCTCCCCATCTCCAAACTCCTCGTAAACCTCGCGGCAGCGGGAACCGTCGGAGCCCTAGTGCTCGCATGCTTCGCGTTGAACTCCGCGAAACCCGAGTACGACCGGGCGCTCGATGTGGCCGCAGCATCCGCCGCCGTGTGGACCGTCGCATCCGGCGCCACCGGGCTGTACACGTTCCTCAGCGTGTTCAGCCTCCCGTTCCGGTTCGACTCCGAATTCGGTGAGCAACTCGCCAACTTCCTCACCGCCACCGAACTCGGCCAAGCCTGGCTCACCAGCACCCTTGTGGCGGCCGCCGTCACCGCCCTCGCCTTCGCCGTGCGCAACCAGACCGTGCTCGCCTTCGTCGCAGCCCTCGCCCTCTACGGCCTCCTGCCGCCCACGCTCCAAGGCCACCGCGGAGGAACCGCCGACCACGACGCCGCCTCCACCTCCCTCTACCTGCACGTCGTCTTCGCCGCCGTGTGGCTCGGCGGACTCCTGACACTCGTCATCATCCGCAGCACCCTCGACCGCGGCCGCCTCGTCACCGTGCTGCTGCGCTACTCGAGCCTCGCGCTGCTCGCGTTCATCGTGGTCGCCGTCTCCGGGTACGTGAGCGCCCTCATCCGAGTGCAGACCATCGACAACCTGTGGACCCCCTACGGCGTGCTCGTCATCGCCAAGGTCGTGGCACTCGTTGCCCTCGGCCTCTTCGGCGCGATGCAGCGGCGATGGATGATCGGCCGCCTGCAGCGCACCCCCGGCAGCGACAAGCCCTGGTTCACGGCTCTCGTGCTCGCCGAACTTGCGTTCATGGGCATCGCCTCCGGTGTGGCCGCCGCCCTCGCGCGCACCGCCACCCCCGTTGCCGAAGTCACCGCGGAAGACCTCGCCGACCCCACCCCCGCCGAAATCCTCACCGGTCGCGAACTGCCGCCACCGCCCGACTTCGTGAACTACTTCACCCTCTTCAACGTCGACCTGCTGTGGTTGCTCGCCGCCGCGTTCGGCATCATCTTCTACGTGTGGGGTGTGCTGCGCCTGCGCGCCCGCGGCGACAAGTGGCCGATCTACCGCACGGTTCTGTGGGTGGTCGGCATGCTCGTGCTGTTCTGGGCCACCAACGGCGGCGTCAACCTGTACAGCAAGTTCCTGTTCAGCTCGCACATGATCTCGCACATGACGATCGGCATGATCGTGCCCGTGTTCCTGGTGGCCGGAGCCCCCATCACGTTGGCTCTGCGAGCGATTCACAAACGGGATGACGGCAGCCGGGGCATCCGGGAATGGCTCATGCTCCTCGTGCACTCGCGCTTCTTCGCCGTGCTCGCCAACCCGATTGTTGCCGCCGCGCTGTTCACGTTCTCGCTGTGGATCTTCTACTACACACCGCTGTTCAGCTTCGCGACCACCAACCACGTCGGTCACGAGCTCATGGTTGTGCACTTCTTGCTGGTCGGGTACCTCTTCGTGTCGTCGCTCATCGGCATCGACCCGGCACCGTCGCGGTTGCCGTACCCGATCCGCCTCGTGGTGCTGCTCGCGACGATGGCGCTGCACGCGTTCTTCGGTCTCGCCATCATGAGCGGCACCGGGCTGCTGCTCGCCAACTGGTACGGCGCGATGGGCTGGGATACCGGGGTGTCCGCGATCGCCGACCAGCAGGCCGGCGGCGGCATCGCGTGGAGTGTCGGCGAAATCCCCAACCTGATCATCGCGCTCGTGATCGTGTACCAGTGGTCGCGCAGCGACAAACGCGAAACCAAACGGCGCGACCGCCAGGCTGACCGCGACGGGGATGCCGAGCTCAAGGCCTACAACGAGATGCTCGCCGAGCGCGCGAAGCGGGGGTAG
- a CDS encoding HU family DNA-binding protein, with protein sequence MADKSLNRTEFVAAVAAESGQSQAAVNTVLDSIFSVLSSSVADGTKVSIPGWISVERTARAARAGRNPQTGEAIQIAASNGVKISAGSKLKAAVK encoded by the coding sequence ATGGCTGACAAGTCACTAAACCGTACCGAGTTCGTCGCCGCAGTCGCCGCCGAGTCTGGCCAGAGCCAGGCCGCCGTCAACACGGTTCTCGACTCGATCTTCTCCGTGCTCTCCAGCTCGGTGGCAGACGGCACCAAGGTTTCCATCCCCGGATGGATCTCCGTCGAGCGCACCGCCCGTGCCGCCCGCGCCGGCCGCAACCCGCAGACGGGTGAGGCCATCCAGATCGCGGCGAGCAACGGCGTGAAGATCAGCGCCGGAAGCAAGCTCAAGGCAGCCGTCAAGTAA
- a CDS encoding DUF2470 domain-containing protein, translating to MPTFSTDVVAAVLHHMNDDHNDDSLTIARAFGDADATDAEMTTLDEHGGTWTYRVGDEQRTVTVPWSKEIAERPEIRREIVFTYRAACEKLGIEFREH from the coding sequence ATGCCCACCTTCTCCACCGACGTCGTTGCCGCCGTACTGCACCACATGAACGACGACCACAACGACGACAGTCTCACCATCGCGCGTGCCTTCGGAGACGCGGACGCGACGGATGCCGAGATGACCACTCTCGACGAGCACGGGGGCACCTGGACCTACCGCGTCGGCGACGAGCAGCGCACGGTCACCGTGCCGTGGTCGAAGGAGATCGCGGAGCGCCCCGAGATCCGTCGCGAGATCGTGTTCACCTACCGTGCGGCGTGCGAGAAGCTCGGCATCGAGTTCCGCGAACACTGA
- the rpmG gene encoding 50S ribosomal protein L33, with product MAKQQDVRPIIKLRSTAGTGYTYVTRKNRRNNPDRIVLKKYDPVVRKHVEFREER from the coding sequence ATGGCTAAGCAGCAGGACGTTCGCCCCATCATCAAGCTCCGCTCCACCGCGGGCACGGGCTACACCTATGTGACGCGCAAGAACCGTCGCAACAACCCCGACCGCATCGTGCTCAAGAAGTACGACCCCGTGGTCCGCAAGCACGTCGAATTCCGCGAGGAGCGCTAA
- a CDS encoding ATP-dependent DNA helicase gives MIDVPLSAEQQAVFDRIETTMEHIFVTGRAGTGKSTLLNYLSENTSKQLVVCAPTGVAALNVGGQTIHSLFRLPIGVIADHELQQTDELRRLLNTIETLVIDEVSMVNADLLDAIDRSLRQARGRKDEAFGGVQVILFGDPYQLAPVPGEGDERAYFEDHYRSLWFFDAHVWEEVDLTIYELGQIHRQRDREFTWMLNAVRHGQVTAEIAGRLNDMGARPHPTDDAITLATTNGTVTRINATQLSRLPGRALTARAEVNGEFGGRAYPADESLELKVGARVMFLRNDTPWDGSAPRWVNGTVGTVVKIADTVFVDIDGVRQEVKPAIWEKFRYSYSPLTKALRKDVVAEFTQFPLRLAWAVTIHKSQGKTYDRAIVDLGPRSFAPGQTYVALSRLTELEGLYLTRPLRPSDIIVDENVVRFMGRVTAIPAIRA, from the coding sequence GTGATCGACGTGCCCCTTTCCGCTGAGCAGCAGGCGGTGTTCGATCGCATCGAGACGACGATGGAGCACATTTTCGTCACGGGCCGGGCTGGCACGGGAAAGTCGACACTGCTGAACTACCTGTCCGAGAACACGTCGAAGCAGCTTGTGGTGTGTGCGCCCACCGGTGTCGCCGCGCTCAACGTGGGCGGGCAGACCATTCATTCGCTGTTCCGGCTGCCGATCGGGGTCATCGCCGACCACGAGTTGCAGCAGACCGACGAGCTCCGGCGGCTGCTGAACACGATCGAGACGCTCGTCATCGACGAGGTGTCCATGGTCAACGCGGACCTGCTCGACGCGATCGATCGGTCGCTGCGTCAGGCACGCGGTCGCAAAGACGAAGCGTTCGGGGGAGTGCAGGTCATCCTGTTCGGCGACCCCTACCAACTCGCCCCCGTACCCGGCGAGGGCGACGAGCGCGCCTACTTCGAGGACCACTACCGCTCGCTCTGGTTCTTCGACGCCCACGTGTGGGAGGAGGTCGACCTCACCATCTACGAGCTCGGCCAGATCCACCGCCAGCGCGACCGCGAGTTCACGTGGATGCTCAACGCCGTGCGCCATGGCCAGGTCACCGCCGAGATTGCCGGTCGCCTCAACGACATGGGGGCGCGCCCGCATCCGACGGATGACGCGATCACTCTCGCCACCACGAACGGCACCGTCACCCGCATCAACGCCACCCAACTCTCGCGACTCCCCGGCCGGGCCCTCACCGCCCGAGCCGAGGTGAACGGAGAATTCGGCGGGAGGGCATACCCCGCCGATGAGTCGCTCGAGCTGAAGGTCGGGGCGCGGGTGATGTTTCTGCGCAACGACACCCCGTGGGACGGCAGCGCGCCACGCTGGGTCAACGGAACCGTCGGCACCGTCGTGAAGATCGCCGACACCGTGTTCGTGGACATCGACGGTGTGCGCCAGGAGGTGAAGCCGGCGATCTGGGAGAAGTTCCGCTACAGCTACTCGCCGCTCACGAAGGCACTGCGCAAGGACGTGGTGGCGGAGTTCACGCAGTTTCCGTTGCGACTCGCGTGGGCGGTGACGATCCACAAGTCGCAGGGCAAAACCTACGACAGGGCGATCGTGGACCTCGGGCCGCGCTCGTTCGCGCCGGGCCAGACGTATGTTGCGCTGAGTCGCCTCACCGAGTTGGAGGGGTTGTACCTGACGCGGCCGCTGCGCCCGAGCGACATCATCGTCGACGAGAACGTCGTGCGGTTCATGGGTCGCGTGACCGCGATCCCCGCGATCCGCGCGTAA
- a CDS encoding dienelactone hydrolase family protein → MSELVPIPSPGVPLLFGTPGNPAVVVLHDRFGRVPGLVNYSEALASRGFRVSVPDLFGGVCTVDPATADELMGALDIGVALAEIDDSMAGAQLTGDERVGLVGFDIGGWLALVHAQAGAADAVVSYYASLSAADHGIIPCPVLLHWAETDEWDSGDDPASFVARLRDHGTPVTEHTYAGTVHSFANASVTETVDARAAALAYARTAVFLEKHLGE, encoded by the coding sequence ATGAGCGAGCTCGTGCCGATCCCCTCGCCCGGTGTTCCCCTGCTGTTCGGAACGCCCGGCAACCCGGCAGTTGTTGTGCTGCACGACCGCTTCGGTCGAGTGCCCGGGCTCGTCAACTACTCGGAGGCGCTCGCCTCCCGAGGGTTTAGGGTTTCCGTTCCCGACCTGTTCGGCGGGGTCTGCACGGTCGATCCGGCGACCGCCGACGAACTCATGGGAGCCCTCGATATCGGCGTCGCCCTCGCCGAGATCGACGACAGCATGGCGGGAGCCCAGCTCACGGGCGACGAACGTGTCGGCCTCGTCGGGTTCGACATCGGCGGCTGGCTCGCACTCGTGCACGCCCAGGCCGGAGCGGCGGATGCCGTGGTGTCGTACTACGCGAGCCTGTCCGCGGCCGACCACGGCATCATCCCGTGTCCGGTACTGCTGCACTGGGCCGAGACGGACGAGTGGGACTCCGGCGACGACCCGGCCTCGTTTGTTGCCCGGCTACGCGATCACGGAACCCCGGTCACCGAGCACACCTACGCCGGCACCGTGCACTCGTTCGCGAACGCGAGTGTGACGGAGACAGTGGATGCCCGGGCCGCTGCCCTCGCGTATGCGCGCACCGCGGTGTTCCTCGAGAAACACCTCGGGGAGTAG
- a CDS encoding biliverdin-producing heme oxygenase, with the protein MAVIPFSQALRERTWTSHGDSEGASFMKDLMSGEGTREDYIALVAQHFFMYEALESAAGKFASDPVAAAFISPQLTRMPALVADLEFLLGPDWRTKISALPSTQRYVDRINEVAAQNWAGGFIAHHYTRYMGDLSGGQAIGRLMQRHFGFETNGVGFYLFDQIASPKQFKETYRDQLDAVEWSDEERERVIDEVIVAYRFNTEVFIDLTAAKAAA; encoded by the coding sequence TTGGCCGTCATCCCGTTTTCTCAAGCACTCCGCGAGCGTACGTGGACGTCGCACGGCGACAGCGAAGGCGCCAGCTTCATGAAGGACCTCATGTCTGGTGAGGGCACGCGCGAGGACTACATCGCCCTCGTCGCGCAGCATTTCTTTATGTACGAGGCGCTCGAGAGCGCCGCAGGAAAGTTCGCGAGCGACCCGGTTGCCGCAGCCTTCATCTCGCCCCAGCTGACCCGGATGCCCGCCCTCGTCGCCGACCTCGAGTTTCTGCTCGGCCCGGACTGGCGCACCAAGATCAGCGCACTCCCCTCCACCCAGCGTTACGTCGACCGCATCAACGAGGTCGCAGCGCAGAACTGGGCGGGCGGCTTCATCGCCCACCACTACACGCGGTACATGGGCGACCTGTCGGGCGGCCAGGCCATCGGTCGTCTGATGCAGCGTCACTTCGGCTTCGAGACGAACGGCGTCGGGTTCTACCTGTTCGACCAGATTGCGAGCCCGAAGCAGTTCAAGGAGACCTACCGCGACCAGCTCGACGCCGTCGAGTGGAGCGACGAGGAGCGCGAGCGTGTGATCGACGAGGTCATCGTGGCGTACCGCTTCAACACTGAGGTGTTCATCGACCTCACCGCCGCGAAGGCTGCTGCGTAG
- the rpsN gene encoding 30S ribosomal protein S14, whose translation MAKKSKIAKNEQRKVIVERYAARRAELKKALVDPNGTDESREAARVGLQKLPRDASPIRVRGRDSIDGRPRGFLSQFGISRVRFRDMAHRGELPGITKSSW comes from the coding sequence ATGGCAAAGAAGAGCAAGATCGCAAAGAACGAGCAGCGCAAGGTGATCGTCGAGCGCTACGCCGCCCGCCGCGCCGAGCTGAAGAAGGCGCTCGTTGACCCCAACGGCACCGACGAGTCGCGTGAAGCGGCTCGCGTCGGTCTCCAGAAGCTTCCCCGCGACGCATCGCCCATCCGCGTGCGTGGCCGTGACTCGATTGACGGACGCCCCCGCGGCTTCCTCAGCCAGTTCGGTATTTCGCGTGTTCGCTTCCGCGACATGGCACACCGGGGCGAATTGCCCGGTATTACCAAGTCAAGCTGGTAG
- the rpmB gene encoding 50S ribosomal protein L28, translating to MAAVCQVTGAVPGFGNTISHSHRRNSRRFDPNIQKKKYYVPSLRRNVTLTLSAKGIKVIDARGIEAVVKDLLARGEKI from the coding sequence ATGGCCGCAGTGTGCCAGGTGACCGGAGCCGTTCCCGGCTTTGGTAACACCATCTCGCACTCGCACCGACGCAACAGCCGTCGGTTCGACCCGAACATCCAGAAGAAGAAGTACTACGTGCCTTCGCTTCGTCGTAACGTCACGCTGACGCTGTCCGCCAAGGGCATCAAGGTGATCGACGCTCGCGGCATCGAGGCTGTCGTCAAGGACCTTCTTGCACGTGGGGAGAAGATCTAA
- a CDS encoding ATP-binding protein produces MSEILDALAAAVKAAPDSASLRVHYGRLLLEAQRASDALEQASAALSLDPANAEALALMRDATRVDAAAIHPAPTASSTDDPPGDDTSINWKQLEEDIGSDLPAPFAEARISADKNSYDALGEVTKESITLDDVGGLDQVKERIRIAFLEPMRNPEIAKAFGKSLRGGLLLYGPPGTGKTFIARAIAGELGANFLSVTLADVLAGVIGESEHNVHKLFVRARGLAPCVVFIDELDALGGKRSQYMNVGWMRNVVNQMLQEMDGIGSDNDGVFLLGATNHPWDVDTALMRPGRFDRTVLVLPPDAPARAAILKHHFSGRPIAGIDIDAIVAKTDGFSGADLAHIVATAAERAMSESIAQGEVRPISMADVKKALTEVKPSIMPWLQSARNVVNFANEDGRYDDLEDYLRSKKLL; encoded by the coding sequence GTGAGCGAGATCCTCGATGCGCTGGCCGCGGCCGTAAAGGCCGCACCGGATTCGGCATCCCTGCGTGTGCACTACGGGAGACTGCTCCTCGAAGCGCAGCGAGCGTCGGATGCCCTCGAGCAGGCCAGCGCGGCCCTCAGCCTCGACCCCGCCAACGCCGAAGCGCTCGCGCTCATGCGGGATGCCACACGAGTCGACGCCGCAGCCATCCACCCGGCTCCCACCGCGTCCTCGACGGACGATCCGCCAGGGGATGACACGAGCATCAACTGGAAGCAGCTCGAAGAGGACATCGGCTCCGACCTGCCGGCGCCCTTCGCCGAGGCGCGCATCTCGGCAGACAAGAACTCCTACGACGCACTCGGTGAAGTCACCAAGGAGTCGATCACCCTCGACGACGTGGGTGGCCTGGACCAGGTGAAGGAGCGCATCCGCATCGCGTTCCTCGAGCCGATGCGCAACCCTGAGATCGCGAAGGCGTTCGGCAAGAGTCTGCGCGGCGGACTCCTGCTGTACGGCCCTCCCGGAACGGGTAAGACGTTCATCGCTCGCGCCATCGCCGGCGAGCTCGGCGCCAACTTCTTGAGTGTCACCCTCGCCGATGTTCTTGCCGGCGTCATCGGCGAGAGCGAGCACAACGTGCACAAGCTCTTCGTGCGCGCTCGCGGCCTCGCACCGTGTGTCGTCTTCATCGACGAGCTGGATGCCCTCGGTGGCAAGCGCTCGCAGTACATGAACGTCGGGTGGATGCGGAACGTCGTCAACCAGATGTTGCAGGAGATGGACGGCATCGGCTCGGACAACGACGGGGTGTTCCTGCTCGGTGCGACGAATCATCCGTGGGATGTCGACACCGCACTCATGCGCCCCGGGCGCTTCGACCGCACCGTGCTCGTGCTGCCGCCGGATGCCCCCGCTAGGGCCGCGATCCTCAAACACCACTTCTCGGGTAGGCCCATCGCCGGCATCGACATCGACGCGATCGTCGCGAAGACCGACGGATTCTCCGGAGCCGACCTCGCGCACATCGTCGCCACCGCCGCCGAGCGTGCCATGTCGGAGTCGATCGCCCAGGGCGAGGTGCGCCCCATCTCCATGGCGGACGTGAAGAAAGCGCTCACCGAGGTGAAGCCGAGCATCATGCCGTGGCTGCAGTCGGCGCGCAACGTCGTCAACTTCGCCAACGAAGACGGACGGTACGACGACCTGGAGGACTACCTGCGGTCGAAGAAGCTGCTGTGA